A window of Streptomyces sp. SAI-127 contains these coding sequences:
- a CDS encoding mucin-2, with the protein MRNYATHQSTGGRDFQCDATAVATIDGVRAYALLDGIGDKPYVRDWTRAAARRLARTAARLHDAETGLRHERDRYAREDDRQGPWAMGPKACALVAVEAPGLPLTVAWSGDVRAYWLVRGTLRPLTQDHNLRRVYPPCETHDGGSRHRVTSCLGSVDTDQDLMNEVNHPAVEAATISAERGRLLLACDGAYEPHEDAGHRIGDLLYGTPAEAARRVVKDAVATARTVTNRPDNATALVADLYA; encoded by the coding sequence ATGCGCAACTACGCCACCCACCAGAGCACCGGCGGCCGTGACTTCCAGTGCGACGCCACCGCCGTGGCCACCATCGACGGCGTACGCGCCTACGCCCTCCTGGACGGCATCGGAGACAAGCCCTACGTGCGGGACTGGACCCGCGCCGCCGCCCGCCGCCTGGCCCGCACCGCCGCCCGCCTCCACGACGCGGAGACCGGCCTGCGCCACGAGCGCGACCGCTACGCCCGCGAGGACGACCGCCAAGGCCCGTGGGCCATGGGCCCCAAGGCGTGCGCCCTCGTGGCCGTCGAGGCCCCCGGCCTGCCGCTCACCGTCGCCTGGAGCGGCGACGTGCGCGCCTACTGGCTCGTACGCGGCACCCTGCGCCCCCTCACCCAGGACCACAACCTGCGTCGCGTCTACCCGCCCTGCGAGACGCACGACGGCGGCAGCCGCCACCGCGTCACCAGCTGCCTCGGCTCCGTCGACACCGACCAGGACCTCATGAACGAGGTGAACCACCCCGCCGTCGAGGCGGCCACCATCAGCGCCGAGCGCGGGCGCCTGCTGCTGGCCTGTGACGGCGCGTACGAGCCCCACGAGGACGCCGGCCACCGCATCGGTGACCTGCTGTACGGCACGCCCGCCGAGGCCGCCCGTCGCGTCGTCAAGGACGCCGTGGCCACCGCCCGCACCGTCACCAACCGGCCGGACAACGCCACCGCCCTGGTGGCCGACCTGTACGCGTAA
- a CDS encoding DUF3560 domain-containing protein, translated as MIEITHTHEDGTLVDGTAEGDGTAPILKTHGFRWFPSIKQWGIRNSRDQAARRLSINAAAEALRAAGHEVTVEIDDTPRDNATVRADKHERLEERRTGLAAKGERLTAESAALHARSNAMVEHIPMGQPVLPGRRGQAHRNLLNRSIDTAIKGSQVARQAEVIPERIAGSHRAEARGERPDVIKRRVDRMEAEVRGIDRRLARLAPGPSVVREQYEGDRATLVTRIEGDKELLEQARQAGRFGQYSRDNVHKDDQVKIRGQWRQVVRANAKTVAVTTGYSWEDKYGWEEVKDLRCAHVEDTAEAAESTTD; from the coding sequence ATGATCGAGATCACCCACACCCACGAGGACGGCACCCTGGTGGACGGCACCGCCGAGGGCGACGGCACCGCCCCGATCCTCAAGACCCACGGCTTCCGCTGGTTCCCCTCCATCAAGCAGTGGGGCATCCGCAACAGCCGCGACCAGGCCGCCCGCCGCCTGTCCATCAACGCCGCAGCGGAGGCCCTGCGCGCCGCCGGCCACGAGGTCACGGTGGAGATCGACGACACCCCCCGCGACAACGCCACCGTGCGCGCGGACAAGCACGAGCGGCTGGAGGAGCGCCGCACCGGCCTGGCCGCCAAGGGCGAGCGCCTGACCGCCGAGTCCGCCGCCCTCCACGCCCGCTCCAACGCCATGGTGGAGCACATCCCCATGGGCCAGCCGGTCCTGCCCGGCCGCCGCGGCCAGGCCCACCGCAACCTCCTCAACCGCTCCATCGACACCGCCATCAAGGGCTCCCAGGTGGCCCGCCAGGCGGAGGTCATCCCCGAGCGCATCGCCGGATCCCACCGCGCCGAGGCCCGCGGGGAGCGCCCGGACGTCATCAAGCGCCGCGTGGACCGCATGGAGGCCGAGGTGCGCGGCATCGACCGCCGCCTGGCCCGCCTCGCCCCCGGCCCCAGCGTCGTACGCGAGCAGTACGAGGGAGACCGCGCCACCCTCGTGACCCGGATCGAGGGGGACAAGGAGCTGCTGGAGCAGGCCCGCCAGGCGGGCCGGTTCGGCCAGTACAGCCGCGACAACGTCCACAAGGACGACCAGGTGAAGATCCGCGGCCAGTGGCGCCAGGTGGTCCGGGCGAACGCCAAGACCGTGGCCGTCACCACCGGCTACTCCTGGGAGGACAAGTACGGGTGGGAGGAGGTCAAGGACCTGCGCTGCGCCCACGTCGAGGACACCGCCGAGGCCGCCGAGTCCACCACCGACTGA